CTAGCAGAGAATTGTTCGTACAAAATTATTGGAGAGTGGACAGCAGTGGTTTCATCTTTAAAAAAATTTTTAATTGGAAGGCCGTTAAAATCAACCGAATTAGGAGAGCAAAAGCTAAATAAAACAAAAGCGTTAGCGATATTATCTTCGGACGCATTATCTTCGGTCGCCTATGGCCCAGAGCAAATTTTAATCGCTCTAACTACAATTGGCGCTGTAGCATTTTGGTATTCCATTCCGATTGCAGTTGGAGTATTAGTGTTATTAACAGCTCTTATTTTATCTTATCGACAAATTATTTTTGCGTATCCTCATGGCGGAGGAGCATATGTTGTATCGAAAGAAAATTTAGGGATTAATCCAGGTTTAATCGCCGGAGGGTCTTTATTAGTAGATTATATTTTAACAGTTGCAGTAAGTGTATCGGCAGGTACAGATGCGATTACATCTGCTTTTCCTAGCTTACATGAGCATAATGTAATCATTGCGATTGTATTTGTATTATTTATTACAATCTTAAACTTAAGAGGCGTAACAGAGTCAGCTTCCGTTTTAGCATACCCAGTTTATTTATTCGTTTTAGCATTATTTATATTAATTGGAGTAGGAATATATAATATTGTAACTGGTCAAGTTTCACCAGAATTGCATACTCCAATTGGAACACCAGTTGCAGGTATTAGTCTGTTTTTACTATTAAGAGCATTTGCATCAGGTAGCTCTGCTTTAACGGGTGTTGAAGCGATTTCTAATGCGATTCCAAACTTTAAAGATCCCGCACCTAACAATGCGGCGAAAACATTGCTTGCGATGGGAACTTTACTTGCAGTTTTATTTTCAGGAATTGTTTATTTAGCTTATTATTATGGAATTGCTCCTAGTAAAGAAGTGACGGTCGTTTCACAGATTGCTGAGCAAACATTTGGACGGAATTTTATGTACTTCTTTATTCAAGGAACAACAGCTTTAATATTAATTCTTGCTGCTAACACTGGCTATTCAGCATTTCCTTTATTAGCAGTTAATCTCGCGAAAGATAAGTTTATACCGAGAATGTTTACGGTTAGAGGAGATCGATTAGGGTATTCAAACGGTATTATTATACTTGGAATTGCCTCAATTTTATTAATTATCGCTTTCCAAGGCCAAACAGAGCATCTTATTCCGCTTTATGCAGTAGGTGTATTCATTCCGTTTACGTTATCTCAAACAGGGATGGTAGTAAAGTGGATTCGTGAAAAGCCGCAAGGATGGATTTTGAAATTAACGATTAATTTAACTGGCGCAATTATAAGTTTTATCGTTATGAGTATGTTCTTTTTAACTAAGTTTGCACAAGTTTGGACGGTACTCATTTTCTTACCAGTTATCATTTTTGTGTTTCATAGAATTAAAAAGCACTATGATGCAGTAGGAGATCAATTAAGTCTTAAAACTTGTGAATCAATTATCCCGATCGAAGGGAATGTAATTATCGTTCCTGTAGCCGGAATGACTCATGTAGTAGAGAATTCTTTGAACTATGCAAAGTCTCTTTCGCCAGATCAAATTATCGCGGTTTACGTTGCATTTGAAAGAGAAGATGAAAAGAAATTCGAAGAGAAATGGAAGATATGGCAGCCTGAAGTAAGGCTTGTTACATTGCATTCTCATTATAGAAGTATTATCCAACCACTCACGAAGTTTATTGACACAGTGCAATATAAAGCGAGTGAGTCGAATTACCGAGTTACGGTAGTTATACCACAGTTTATTCCAAAGAAGGGATGGCATAATATTCTTCATAATCAGTCTAGCTTACTGATTCGTGCGTATTTACTTTATCGAAGAAATGTTGTCATTACGACTGTACCTTATCATTTGAAGAAATAAAGATTAATAGACTTTTTAGGTAGCTTTACGCAGGTAAAGCTACCTTTTTTAGTATGATAGATATTTTCTAAAATGCTCTAGGGCTATTAATAAAAATGTAATACACGCAATAATGAGGGGGATGAAAATAATTATATACGGCAGTCAAATTTTAGTGAGAACGAGTGTGATACACATAAAGATTCAGCGCTATGCATAATTGCATATCGGACAATAAATTATATTAGTATAGTTTATTATCTTACGAATAAGTGAGGTTTTATATGTGCGATTACGGTTATTTAGACTGAGTAAGCCTATGTTATTTTATTGTGGAATAAGGA
The DNA window shown above is from Bacillus clarus and carries:
- a CDS encoding APC family permease — protein: MVSSLKKFLIGRPLKSTELGEQKLNKTKALAILSSDALSSVAYGPEQILIALTTIGAVAFWYSIPIAVGVLVLLTALILSYRQIIFAYPHGGGAYVVSKENLGINPGLIAGGSLLVDYILTVAVSVSAGTDAITSAFPSLHEHNVIIAIVFVLFITILNLRGVTESASVLAYPVYLFVLALFILIGVGIYNIVTGQVSPELHTPIGTPVAGISLFLLLRAFASGSSALTGVEAISNAIPNFKDPAPNNAAKTLLAMGTLLAVLFSGIVYLAYYYGIAPSKEVTVVSQIAEQTFGRNFMYFFIQGTTALILILAANTGYSAFPLLAVNLAKDKFIPRMFTVRGDRLGYSNGIIILGIASILLIIAFQGQTEHLIPLYAVGVFIPFTLSQTGMVVKWIREKPQGWILKLTINLTGAIISFIVMSMFFLTKFAQVWTVLIFLPVIIFVFHRIKKHYDAVGDQLSLKTCESIIPIEGNVIIVPVAGMTHVVENSLNYAKSLSPDQIIAVYVAFEREDEKKFEEKWKIWQPEVRLVTLHSHYRSIIQPLTKFIDTVQYKASESNYRVTVVIPQFIPKKGWHNILHNQSSLLIRAYLLYRRNVVITTVPYHLKK